A window of the Phaseolus vulgaris cultivar G19833 chromosome 5, P. vulgaris v2.0, whole genome shotgun sequence genome harbors these coding sequences:
- the LOC137835703 gene encoding ABC transporter F family member 1-like has protein sequence MVSDASKKKAAQKKAATAAKRGGKAAAASSKTSSSEKPADRLADGIGEIQISDRTCTGVLCSHPLSRDIRIESLSVTFHGHDLIVDSELELNYGRRYGLLGLNGCGKSTLLTAIGCRELPIPDHMDIYHLSREIEASDMSALEAVISCDEERLKLEKEAEALAAQDDGGGETLERIYERLDALDASTAEKRAAEILFGLGFNKQMQAKKTRDFSGGWRMRIALARALFMNPTILLLDEPTNHLDLEACVWLEENLKKFDRILVVVSHSQDFLNGICTNIIHMQNKKLKLYTGNYDQYVQTRAELEENQMKQYKWEQEQIASMKEYIARFGHGSAKLARQAQSKEKTLAKMERGGLTEKVVRDRILVFRFVDVGKLPPPVLQFVEVTFGYTPDNLIYKNLDFGVDLDSRIALVGPNGAGKSTLLKLMTGDLVPVGGMVRRHNHLRIAQFHQHLAEKLDLELSALQFMIKEYPGNEEERMRAAIGKFGLSGKAQVMPMKNLSDGQRSRVIFAWLAYRQPHLLLLDEPTNHLDIETIDSLAEALNEWDGGMVLVSHDFRLINQVAHEIWVCADQAVTRWEGDIMDFKEHLRSKAALSD, from the exons ATGGTGTCTGACGCAAGCAAGAAGAAGGCAGCACAGAAGAAGGCGGCGACGGCCGCCAAGAGAGGTGGCAAAGCGGCAGCTGCTTCTTCCAAAACGTCGTCCTCTGAGAAGCCTGCCGACAGGCTCGCCGACGGAATTGGGGAGATTCAGATTTCCGATCGAACCTGCACCGGCGTCCTCTGCTCTCATCCTCTTTCGAGGGATATTAGG ATAGAATCTCTCTCAGTTACTTTCCATGGACATGATTTGATAGTTGATTCTGAATTGGAGCTAAATTATGGAAG ACGTTATGGTTTGCTTGGATTAAATGGTTGTGGAAAATCTACCCTTCTTACGGCAATAGGTTGTCGAGAGCTACCTATTCCAGATCACATGGATATTTATCACCTTAGCAGAGAAATTGAAGCCTCTGACATGTCTGCATTGGAGGCTGTCATAAGCTGTGATGAGGAAAGGTTGAAATTGGAGAAAGAAGCCGAAGCTTTGGCAGCTCAG GATGATGGGGGTGGCGAAACTCTTGAACGTATTTATGAACGATTGGATGCCTTAGATGCATCAACAGCAGAAAAGCGTGCCGCTGAAATTTTATTTGGTCTTGGTTTCAACAAGCAGATGCAGGCAAAGAAGACCCGTGATTTTTCTGGTGGCTGGAGAATGAGGATAGCTTTAGCTCGAGCTCTATTTATGAACCCAACCATTCTTTTACTTGATGAACCAACCAATCACCTCG ATTTGGAGGCTTGTGTGTGGCTAGAAGAgaatttgaaaaagtttgaCCGCATTCTGGTTGTGGTTTCACACTCCCAGGATTTCCTTAATGGTATCTGCACAAATATCATCCACATGCAAAACAAGAAGCTGAAGCTCTATACTGGTAATTATGATCAATATGTTCAGACACGTGCTGAGCTTGAAGAGAACCAGATGAAGCAGTACAAATGGGAGCAGGAGCAAATTGCCTCTATGAAGGAATATATAGCTCGATTTGGTCATGGATCAGCAAAACTTGCACGCCAAGCCCAGAGTAAAGAGAAAACTCTTGCAAAAATGGAGCGGGGTGGACTCACAGAGAAGGTGGTAAGAGACAGAATTTTGGTATTCCGCTTTGTTGATGTGGGAAAACTTCCCCCCCCTGTCCTCCAATTTGTTGAGGTGACATTTGGTTACACTCCTGATAATCTGATCTATAAGAACCTTGACTTTGGGGTTGATTTAGACTCTAGAATTGCTCTGGTTGGACCCAATGGAGCCGGGAAGAGTACGTTACTGAAGCTAATGACTGGCGATCTGGTACCTGTAGGCGGCATGGTTCGACGCCACAATCACCTTCGAATTGCACAATTTCACCAGCACTTGGCTGAAAAGTTAGACTTGGAATTATCTGCTCTCCAGTTTATGATAAAAGAGTACCCTGGAAATGAGGAGGAGAGGATGAGAGCAGCTATTGGTAAATTTGGACTGTCGGGTAAAGCGCAGGTGATGCCGATGAAGAATTTATCTGACGGGCAGAGGAGCCGCGTGATATTCGCATGGCTAGCTTATAGACAACCTCACTTGCTACTTCTGGATGAGCCAACCAACCATTTAGATATTGAAACAATTGACTCATTGGCTGAGGCATTGAATGAATGGGACGGTGGCATGGTGCTTGTTAGTCATGATTTTAGGCTCATAAATCAAGTGGCCCACGAGATATGGGTGTGCGCTGATCAAGCTGTGACCAGATGGGAAGGTGACATTATGGATTTTAAGGAACACTTAAGATCCAAGGCAGCTTTGTCTGACTGA
- the LOC137834408 gene encoding auxin-induced protein 6B, translated as MAKLSVRSSKRSVSGIVKFKFVEKLQKRLLPGRSKEGSVSNSTCCVPEDVKEGHFAVIAEGGEEQKRFVLPLSCLSNPTFLKLLEQAEEEYGFDHEGAVTIPCRPSELERILAHQWHQEGTQTSGLRKPYSKSMLF; from the coding sequence ATGGCCAAGCTCAGTGTAAGAAGCAGCAAGAGAAGTGTAAGTGGCATTGTGAAGTTCAAATTCGTGGAGAAGCTCCAGAAGAGACTCTTGCCAGGGAGAAGCAAAGAAGGGTCCGTTTCAAACTCAACGTGCTGCGTGCCAGAGGACGTGAAGGAAGGACACTTCGCTGTGATTGCTGAGGGTGGAGAGGAACAAAAGAGGTTCGTGCTGCCACTAAGTTGTTTATCCAACCCTACTTTTTTGAAGCTTTTGGAGCAAGCAGAAGAAGAGTACGGTTTTGATCATGAAGGTGCAGTCACCATTCCTTGCAGGCCTAGTGAGCTTGAGAGGATACTGGCTCACCAATGGCATCAAGAAGGAACTCAAACTTCTGGTCTAAGAAAACCTTATTCAAAATCCATGCTCTTTTAA